The Sinomonas sp. P10A9 genome contains the following window.
GGTCCTGCACAGGATTGCCGACATCGTCGAGTCCCGCGATGCGCGCCTCGCCGAGCTCGAGTCCTTCGACTCAGGCCTGCCCATCACGCAGGCCCTGGGCCAGGCCCGTCGCGCCGCCGAGAACTTCCGTTTCTTCGCGGACCTGATCGTCGCCCAGGCAGATGACACGTTCAAGGTCCCAGGCCGCCAGATCAACTACGTCAACCGCAAGCCGATCGGCGTCGCGGGCCTCATCACGCCGTGGAACACACCGTTCATGCTCGAGTCGTGGAAGCTGGGACCGGCCCTCGCCACGGGCAATACCGTGGTGCTCAAGCCTGCCGAGTTCACCCCGCTCTCCGCCTCACTGTGGGCCGGGATCTTCGAGGAGGCAGGCCTTCCGCAGGGTGTGTTCAACCTCGTCAACGGCCTCGGCGAGGACGCGGGCGACGCACTCGTGAAGCACCCGGACGTGCCGCTCATCTCCTTCACCGGCGAGAGCCGCACGGGCCAGACCATCTTCGGCAACGCCGCCCCGTACCTCAAGGGCCTGTCCATGGAGCTCGGCGGAAAGAGCCCCGCGATCGTCTTCGCCGACGCGGACCTCGACGCGGCCATCGATGCCACGATCTTCGGCGTCTTCTCCCTCAACGGCGAGCGCTGCACGGCGGGCTCCCGCATCCTCGTCCACCGCGACATCTACGACGAGTTCGTCGAGCGCTACGCCGCGCAGGCCAAGCGCGTCAAGGTCGGCTACCCGCACGAGGCGACCACGGAGGTCGGTTCGCTCGTCCACCCCGAGCACTTCGAGAAGGTCATGGGCTACGTCGAGCTCGGCAAGACCGAGGGCCGCCTCGTCGCCGGCGGCGGCCAGCCCGAGGGCTTCGAGTTCGGCAACTTCGTCGCGCCGACCGTCTTCGCGGACGTCAAGCCGGATGCGCGCATCTTCCAGGAGGAGATCTTCGGCCCGGTCGTGGCGATCACGCCGTTCGACGACGACGCAGAGGCCCTCGAGCTCGCGAACAACACGAGGTACGGCCTGGCCGCCTACGTGTGGACCAACGACCTCAAGCGGGCCCACAACTTCGCCCAGTCCGTCGAGGCCGGCATGGTCTGGCTCAACTCGAACAACGTGCGCGACCTGCGCACGCCGTTCGGCGGCGTGAAGGCCTCGGGCCTGGGCCACGAGGGCGGCTACCGCTCGATCGACTTCTACACCGACCAGCAGGCCGTGCACATCACCCTCGGCAAGGTGCACAACCCGACGTTCGGCAAGCAGGAGCTTCACACCGAGTCGGATATCGACGACCCGGACCCCCGCTGATCCCCGCAAGCCACCATTCACCTCACTGAAAGCAAGGACGCTGCCATGACCAACCGTGAAGACATGACCCTCACTTCCTCGGGGTTCTACGTGTCGCAGGAGGCCCCGATCTCCTGCAGCAACCCGATCCCCACCCCCTCCGCGCCCGCCCCGGACATCCTGCGCTGCGCGTACATGGAGCTCGTGGTCACCGACCTGAAGCGCTCGCGGGACTTCTACGTCGACGTGCTCGGGCTCACCGTCACGGAGGAGGACGAGAGCGCGATCTACCTGCGCTCGCTCGAGGAGTTCATCCACCACAACCTCGTGCTCCGGAAGGGCCCCGTCGCCGCCGTCGCCGCGTTCTCGTACCGCGTGCGCACGCCGGA
Protein-coding sequences here:
- the hpaE gene encoding 5-carboxymethyl-2-hydroxymuconate semialdehyde dehydrogenase, whose amino-acid sequence is MSSKFVPENLPTSIQHYIDGKFVDSVDGDTFDVLEPVSNEVYVKAAAGKKADIDLAVAAATRAFKEGPWPKMLPRERSRVLHRIADIVESRDARLAELESFDSGLPITQALGQARRAAENFRFFADLIVAQADDTFKVPGRQINYVNRKPIGVAGLITPWNTPFMLESWKLGPALATGNTVVLKPAEFTPLSASLWAGIFEEAGLPQGVFNLVNGLGEDAGDALVKHPDVPLISFTGESRTGQTIFGNAAPYLKGLSMELGGKSPAIVFADADLDAAIDATIFGVFSLNGERCTAGSRILVHRDIYDEFVERYAAQAKRVKVGYPHEATTEVGSLVHPEHFEKVMGYVELGKTEGRLVAGGGQPEGFEFGNFVAPTVFADVKPDARIFQEEIFGPVVAITPFDDDAEALELANNTRYGLAAYVWTNDLKRAHNFAQSVEAGMVWLNSNNVRDLRTPFGGVKASGLGHEGGYRSIDFYTDQQAVHITLGKVHNPTFGKQELHTESDIDDPDPR